One window of the Lacerta agilis isolate rLacAgi1 chromosome 17, rLacAgi1.pri, whole genome shotgun sequence genome contains the following:
- the LOC117039046 gene encoding uncharacterized protein LOC117039046 isoform X1, which translates to MATRETFAFVFFMLISPFYLISGNSVRYQARVKQMDKFTSESMKAQEAQPDIIIIQKESVEAPFGSYIPQAVQESNEVVSKILSDLQPSKPVLWKQLTWQRKKRWTHNKRGKKPSNKRRRFRKHLETSTKPRFADRQDWIHRRFKRQECRIRNIQNSEDKIQKAIEQKEILRCVRSTYSGEKESKSQATFTHSNDRKRRKVNEVITYNVKEGQLLGLKGRRTRRRRSTYPGKPHLVSSKPFDSYSSSYSLSSYFTPSSSQSTLSRRMKRNVSSFHKKEGSFEDTFLINTKEQKIRRRKMEAFPKKREARDTQSVRNVSLKLKTLKSQEKLSNMVDRLSDPSNNMSKDEKLTYMHELLDELKLFIKLLEQQILLQSLNNIVYSTTVSGSQK; encoded by the exons ATGGCCACTAGGGAGACATTCGCCTTTGTCTTTTTTATGTTAATTTCTCCTTTTTACCTCATTTCAG GTAACTCGGTAAGGTATCAG GCTAGAGTTAAACAAATGGATAAGTTTACCAGCGAATCCATGAAGGCACAAGAAGCTCAACCTGATATTATCATCATCCAAAAAGAATCAG TAGAGGCACCCTTTGGATCATATATCCCCCAGGCTGTTCAAGAATCAAATGAAGTGGTGTCAAAAATTCTTAGTGATTTGCAGCCCAGCAAACCAGTGCTTTGGAAGCAGTTAACATGGCAG AGGAAGAAGCGTTGGACACAtaacaaaaggggaaagaaaccTTCCAATAAAAGGAGAAGATTTAGAAAGCATTTGGAAACAAGTACAAAACCAAGGTTTGCAGACAGACAGGACTGGATTCACAGAAGGTTCAAAAGGCAAGAATGTAGGATCAGAAACATACAGAATAGCGAAGACAAAATCCAGAAAGCCATAGAACAGAAAGAAATCCTTAGATGTGTAAGAAGTACCTATTCTGGTGAGAAGGAGTCTAAATCACAGGCAACTTTCACACATTCCAATGATcgtaaaagaagaaaagtcaatGAAGTCATCACTTATAATGTCAAGGAAGGACAACTCTTAGGACTAAagggaagaagaacaagaagaagaagatcaacATACCCAGGGAAGCCACACTTGGTTTCTTCAAAACCCTTTGATAGCTATAGTTCTTCCTACAGtttgtcttcttattttacccCTAGTAGCTCCCAGAGTACATTATCAAGAAGAATGAAGAGAAACGTTTCCAGTTTTCATAAAAAAGAAGGTAGTTTTGAGGATACATTTTTGATCAACACAAAAGAACAGAAAATAAGaaggagaaaaatggaagcatttccaAAGAAAAGAGAAGCCAGAGATACACAGTCGGTCAGAAATGTAAGTCTTAAACTGAAAACCTTAAAATCTCAAGAGAAATTATCTAACATGGTAGACCGCCTGTCAGACCCATCCAATAACATGTCAAAAGATGAAAAACTCACCTACATGCATGAACTCCTAGATGAATTAAAGTTATTCATTAAGCTGTTGGAGCAGCAAATACTACTACAGTCACTAAATAACATTGTTTATTCAACCACAGTTTCTGGCTCGCAAAAGTAG
- the LOC117039046 gene encoding uncharacterized protein LOC117039046 isoform X2, with translation MTLHWCTYWFILSYMLSPHQPYNWTARVKQMDKFTSESMKAQEAQPDIIIIQKESVEAPFGSYIPQAVQESNEVVSKILSDLQPSKPVLWKQLTWQRKKRWTHNKRGKKPSNKRRRFRKHLETSTKPRFADRQDWIHRRFKRQECRIRNIQNSEDKIQKAIEQKEILRCVRSTYSGEKESKSQATFTHSNDRKRRKVNEVITYNVKEGQLLGLKGRRTRRRRSTYPGKPHLVSSKPFDSYSSSYSLSSYFTPSSSQSTLSRRMKRNVSSFHKKEGSFEDTFLINTKEQKIRRRKMEAFPKKREARDTQSVRNVSLKLKTLKSQEKLSNMVDRLSDPSNNMSKDEKLTYMHELLDELKLFIKLLEQQILLQSLNNIVYSTTVSGSQK, from the exons ATGACCTTGCATTGGTGTACCTATTGGTTTATTCTGTCCTACATGTTATCACCCCACCAACCTTACAACTGGACC GCTAGAGTTAAACAAATGGATAAGTTTACCAGCGAATCCATGAAGGCACAAGAAGCTCAACCTGATATTATCATCATCCAAAAAGAATCAG TAGAGGCACCCTTTGGATCATATATCCCCCAGGCTGTTCAAGAATCAAATGAAGTGGTGTCAAAAATTCTTAGTGATTTGCAGCCCAGCAAACCAGTGCTTTGGAAGCAGTTAACATGGCAG AGGAAGAAGCGTTGGACACAtaacaaaaggggaaagaaaccTTCCAATAAAAGGAGAAGATTTAGAAAGCATTTGGAAACAAGTACAAAACCAAGGTTTGCAGACAGACAGGACTGGATTCACAGAAGGTTCAAAAGGCAAGAATGTAGGATCAGAAACATACAGAATAGCGAAGACAAAATCCAGAAAGCCATAGAACAGAAAGAAATCCTTAGATGTGTAAGAAGTACCTATTCTGGTGAGAAGGAGTCTAAATCACAGGCAACTTTCACACATTCCAATGATcgtaaaagaagaaaagtcaatGAAGTCATCACTTATAATGTCAAGGAAGGACAACTCTTAGGACTAAagggaagaagaacaagaagaagaagatcaacATACCCAGGGAAGCCACACTTGGTTTCTTCAAAACCCTTTGATAGCTATAGTTCTTCCTACAGtttgtcttcttattttacccCTAGTAGCTCCCAGAGTACATTATCAAGAAGAATGAAGAGAAACGTTTCCAGTTTTCATAAAAAAGAAGGTAGTTTTGAGGATACATTTTTGATCAACACAAAAGAACAGAAAATAAGaaggagaaaaatggaagcatttccaAAGAAAAGAGAAGCCAGAGATACACAGTCGGTCAGAAATGTAAGTCTTAAACTGAAAACCTTAAAATCTCAAGAGAAATTATCTAACATGGTAGACCGCCTGTCAGACCCATCCAATAACATGTCAAAAGATGAAAAACTCACCTACATGCATGAACTCCTAGATGAATTAAAGTTATTCATTAAGCTGTTGGAGCAGCAAATACTACTACAGTCACTAAATAACATTGTTTATTCAACCACAGTTTCTGGCTCGCAAAAGTAG
- the LOC117039046 gene encoding uncharacterized protein LOC117039046 isoform X3 translates to MDKFTSESMKAQEAQPDIIIIQKESVEAPFGSYIPQAVQESNEVVSKILSDLQPSKPVLWKQLTWQRKKRWTHNKRGKKPSNKRRRFRKHLETSTKPRFADRQDWIHRRFKRQECRIRNIQNSEDKIQKAIEQKEILRCVRSTYSGEKESKSQATFTHSNDRKRRKVNEVITYNVKEGQLLGLKGRRTRRRRSTYPGKPHLVSSKPFDSYSSSYSLSSYFTPSSSQSTLSRRMKRNVSSFHKKEGSFEDTFLINTKEQKIRRRKMEAFPKKREARDTQSVRNVSLKLKTLKSQEKLSNMVDRLSDPSNNMSKDEKLTYMHELLDELKLFIKLLEQQILLQSLNNIVYSTTVSGSQK, encoded by the exons ATGGATAAGTTTACCAGCGAATCCATGAAGGCACAAGAAGCTCAACCTGATATTATCATCATCCAAAAAGAATCAG TAGAGGCACCCTTTGGATCATATATCCCCCAGGCTGTTCAAGAATCAAATGAAGTGGTGTCAAAAATTCTTAGTGATTTGCAGCCCAGCAAACCAGTGCTTTGGAAGCAGTTAACATGGCAG AGGAAGAAGCGTTGGACACAtaacaaaaggggaaagaaaccTTCCAATAAAAGGAGAAGATTTAGAAAGCATTTGGAAACAAGTACAAAACCAAGGTTTGCAGACAGACAGGACTGGATTCACAGAAGGTTCAAAAGGCAAGAATGTAGGATCAGAAACATACAGAATAGCGAAGACAAAATCCAGAAAGCCATAGAACAGAAAGAAATCCTTAGATGTGTAAGAAGTACCTATTCTGGTGAGAAGGAGTCTAAATCACAGGCAACTTTCACACATTCCAATGATcgtaaaagaagaaaagtcaatGAAGTCATCACTTATAATGTCAAGGAAGGACAACTCTTAGGACTAAagggaagaagaacaagaagaagaagatcaacATACCCAGGGAAGCCACACTTGGTTTCTTCAAAACCCTTTGATAGCTATAGTTCTTCCTACAGtttgtcttcttattttacccCTAGTAGCTCCCAGAGTACATTATCAAGAAGAATGAAGAGAAACGTTTCCAGTTTTCATAAAAAAGAAGGTAGTTTTGAGGATACATTTTTGATCAACACAAAAGAACAGAAAATAAGaaggagaaaaatggaagcatttccaAAGAAAAGAGAAGCCAGAGATACACAGTCGGTCAGAAATGTAAGTCTTAAACTGAAAACCTTAAAATCTCAAGAGAAATTATCTAACATGGTAGACCGCCTGTCAGACCCATCCAATAACATGTCAAAAGATGAAAAACTCACCTACATGCATGAACTCCTAGATGAATTAAAGTTATTCATTAAGCTGTTGGAGCAGCAAATACTACTACAGTCACTAAATAACATTGTTTATTCAACCACAGTTTCTGGCTCGCAAAAGTAG
- the LOC117039046 gene encoding uncharacterized protein LOC117039046 isoform X4: protein MGHFKMAEENRKLRGQDSLREGGKKTPAATIDTTQTNVASRSGFPSEQQQGSCVAGDWLALVAVSLSLPPPVQSEPRAAQLLLAGEERGVGGFEVVREGDLAFPAHFQPSLPQARVKQMDKFTSESMKAQEAQPDIIIIQKESVEAPFGSYIPQAVQESNEVVSKILSDLQPSKPVLWKQLTWQGEIGDKGLSFYLSRDLTSIVA from the exons ATGGGGCATTTCAAAATGGCAGAGGAAAACCGGAAGCTCCGTGGCCAAGACTCCCTCAGAGAAGGCGGGAAGAAGACGCCAGCGGCAACGATCGACACAACACAAACAAACGTCGCTTCTCGCTCGGGGTTTCcctcagagcagcagcaggggtCGTGCGTCGCCGGGGATTGGCTGGCGCTTGTCGCAGTCTCCCTTTCCCTCCCGCCCCCTGTCCAATCCGAGCCTCGAGCGGCGCAGCTGCTgttggcaggggaagaaagagGCGTGGGAGGCTTTGAAGTCGTGCGCGAGGGAGATCTAGCTTTTCCCGCGCATTTCCAACCGTCGTTACCTCAG GCTAGAGTTAAACAAATGGATAAGTTTACCAGCGAATCCATGAAGGCACAAGAAGCTCAACCTGATATTATCATCATCCAAAAAGAATCAG TAGAGGCACCCTTTGGATCATATATCCCCCAGGCTGTTCAAGAATCAAATGAAGTGGTGTCAAAAATTCTTAGTGATTTGCAGCCCAGCAAACCAGTGCTTTGGAAGCAGTTAACATGGCAG GGAGAAATAGGAGACAAGGGTCTTAGTTTCTATCTTTCCAGAGATCTAACAAGCATAGTGGCCTAG
- the ANP32E gene encoding acidic leucine-rich nuclear phosphoprotein 32 family member E isoform X2: MEMKKRINLEMRNRAPEKVAELVLDNCRSSNGEIEGLNDTFKELEFLSMANVELSSLAKLPTLTKLRKLELSDNLISGGLEVLAERCPNLTYLNLSGNKIKDLSTVEALQNLKNLKSLDLFNCEITNLEDYRESVFDLLQQITYLDGFDQEDNEAPDSEDEEDEDGDEDEDEEDEDKAGPPGEYEENDEEDDDASDLGEGEGEDEEDEEEVGLSYLMKEEIQDEEDDDDYVEEKENEEEEEAEGVRGEKRKRAAEDEGDDDDD; this comes from the exons ATGGAGATGAAGAAGCGCATCAACCTGGAGATGAGGAACCGGGCGCCCGAGAAG GTGGCTGAGCTGGTTCTGGACAATTGCCGGTCTAGCAATGGCGAAATCGAAGGTCTGAATGACACATTTAAAGAGCTAGAGTTTCTCAGCATGGCCAACGTGGAGCTGTCATCACTCGCCAAGCTCCCCACTTTGACTAAGCTTCGAAAG CTGGAATTGAGCGATAATCTAATTTCTGGAGGCCTGGAAGTCCTGGCAGAGAGATGTCCGAATCTCACATACCTAAATCTGAGTGGTAATAAAATCAAAGATCTCAGCACCGTGGAAGCCCTT CAAAATCTTAAGAATTTGAAGAGTCTTGATTTGTTTAACTGTGAGATCACAAACCTGGAGGATTACAGAGAAAGCGTGTTTGACTTGCTCCAGCAAATTACGTATTTAGATGGGTTTGATCAGGAGGATAATGAGGCCCCCGACTCAGAAGATGAAGAGGATGAAG ATGGGGATGAAGATGAGGATGAAGAAGATGAGGACAAAGCTGGTCCCCCAGGAGAATATGAAGAGAATGATGAGGAAGATGACGATGCCTCAGACTTGGGGGAGGGTGAAGGTGAAGACGAGGAAGATGAGGAAGAAGTGGGCCTCTCGTACTTAATGAAAGAAGAGATTCAG gatgaagaagatgatgatgattacgtagaggagaaggagaatgaagaagaagaagaag CGGAAGGCGtcagaggggagaagagaaaacGTGCAGCAGAAGATGAGGGAGATGATGACGACGATTAA
- the ANP32E gene encoding acidic leucine-rich nuclear phosphoprotein 32 family member E isoform X1 — protein MEMKKRINLEMRNRAPEKVAELVLDNCRSSNGEIEGLNDTFKELEFLSMANVELSSLAKLPTLTKLRKLELSDNLISGGLEVLAERCPNLTYLNLSGNKIKDLSTVEALQNLKNLKSLDLFNCEITNLEDYRESVFDLLQQITYLDGFDQEDNEAPDSEDEEDEDGDEDEDEEDEDKAGPPGEYEENDEEDDDASDLGEGEGEDEEDEEEVGLSYLMKEEIQDEEDDDDYVEEKENEEEEAEGVRGEKRKRAAEDEGDDDDD, from the exons ATGGAGATGAAGAAGCGCATCAACCTGGAGATGAGGAACCGGGCGCCCGAGAAG GTGGCTGAGCTGGTTCTGGACAATTGCCGGTCTAGCAATGGCGAAATCGAAGGTCTGAATGACACATTTAAAGAGCTAGAGTTTCTCAGCATGGCCAACGTGGAGCTGTCATCACTCGCCAAGCTCCCCACTTTGACTAAGCTTCGAAAG CTGGAATTGAGCGATAATCTAATTTCTGGAGGCCTGGAAGTCCTGGCAGAGAGATGTCCGAATCTCACATACCTAAATCTGAGTGGTAATAAAATCAAAGATCTCAGCACCGTGGAAGCCCTT CAAAATCTTAAGAATTTGAAGAGTCTTGATTTGTTTAACTGTGAGATCACAAACCTGGAGGATTACAGAGAAAGCGTGTTTGACTTGCTCCAGCAAATTACGTATTTAGATGGGTTTGATCAGGAGGATAATGAGGCCCCCGACTCAGAAGATGAAGAGGATGAAG ATGGGGATGAAGATGAGGATGAAGAAGATGAGGACAAAGCTGGTCCCCCAGGAGAATATGAAGAGAATGATGAGGAAGATGACGATGCCTCAGACTTGGGGGAGGGTGAAGGTGAAGACGAGGAAGATGAGGAAGAAGTGGGCCTCTCGTACTTAATGAAAGAAGAGATTCAG gatgaagaagatgatgatgattacgtagaggagaaggagaatgaagaagaaga AGCGGAAGGCGtcagaggggagaagagaaaacGTGCAGCAGAAGATGAGGGAGATGATGACGACGATTAA